The proteins below come from a single Aegilops tauschii subsp. strangulata cultivar AL8/78 chromosome 6, Aet v6.0, whole genome shotgun sequence genomic window:
- the LOC109733016 gene encoding uncharacterized protein, whose product MTPTARHLVDEILEEIFLRLPTPAALARASTASPRFRRIITERAFLRRFLALHPPPLLGFAAGVGGFYPAQDPHPSAPLARAIVDAADFTYSFVPKAKSWFGHWHPCDARDGRLLLEASYRFDLETIPSHAVCDPLSRRYVVLPAIPEEMTIPQERLFEFRSILAPIAEDEDETSFKVIFMANYKSKLLTYVFSSVTLQWCVAASISWGSLGTADPYLARPLCNNLHSFFYWDADWRGKLFVLDTCRREFYIANFAAGNHRQLLNKRGHGMIRSSIAVGTDRALEMFSLIGDYGSDALYGLYHTTQQNDGESFNEWQLKNVAALPRGCLYDTVGATEGFMVLRGYQEPHHGLPGNRDVEDLFSLDLKTSELTKVCRVAPQDPTRRVCSYFGFPPSLSKPSL is encoded by the coding sequence ATGACCCCGACGGCGCGGCACCTCGTCGACGAGATCCTAGAGGAGATCTTCCTCCGCCTGCCCACCCCGGCCGCGCTCGCCCGCGCCTCAACCGCCAGCCCCCGTTTCCGCCGCATCATCACCGAGCGCGCCTTCCTCCGCCGTTTCCTCGCCCTCCATCCGCCGCCACTCCTGGGGTTCGCAGCTGGCGTAGGTGGCTTCTACCCGGCCCAGGatccccacccctccgccccgctCGCGCGCGCCATCGTCGACGCTGCGGATTTCACCTACTCCTTCGTCCCCAAGGCCAAAAGCTGGTTCGGCCACTGGCATCCCTGCGACGCCCGCGACGGCCGCCTCCTCCTGGAGGCCAGCTACCGGTTCGATCTCGAGACGATCCCGAGCCACGCGGTGTGCGATCCCCTGTCACGGAGATACGTGGTGCTTCCAGCCATACCCGAGGAAATGACCATCCCGCAGGAGCGTCTCTTTGAGTTCCGCTCTATCCTCGCCCCAAtagccgaggacgaggacgagacGTCGTTCAAGGTGATCTTCATGGCGAACTACAAAAGCAAGCTGCTTACCTATGTATTCTCTTCTGTTACTCTGCAATGGTGTGTAGCTGCATCCATCAGCTGGGGTTCTTTGGGCACAGCTGATCCCTATTTGGCCAGGCCCCTTTGCAACAACCTACACAGCTTCTTCTACTGGGACGCGGATTGGCGCGGGAAGCTGTTTGTGCTAGACACGTGCAGGAGGGAGTTTTACATTGCCAACTTTGCCGCGGGTAACCATCGGCAGCTTCTAAATAAGCGTGGACACGGTATGATCAGGTCTTCCATTGCTGTGGGTACAGACAGAGCCCTTGAGATGTTTTCTCTCATTGGTGATTACGGTTCAGATGCCTTGTATGGTCTCTATCATACCACTCAGCAGAATGACGGTGAATCTTTCAACGAATGGCAGCTAAAAAATGTTGCAGCATTGCCTCGCGGATGTCTCTATGATACTGTGGGTGCAACCGAGGGATTCATGGTCCTTCGAGGCTATCAGGAGCCTCATCATGGTTTGCCTGGGAATCGGGATGTAGAAGATTTATTTTCACTGGATCTCAAGACTTCTGAACTTACAAAGGTCTGCAGAGTAGCACCACAGGATCCTACCAGGCGTGTTTGCTCGTACTTTGGCTTCCCACCATCATTATCGAAACCAAGTCTATGA